The Salinivibrio kushneri genomic interval GAGCGAAGGCAGCCCGGTGATGTACCGTAACTTTGTGGTCGGCCACGTCGAAGGGTATCAGCTGAACGGCAACAGTGTGTCTATCGCCATCGCGGTGAATAATCGCTATAAGCATCTGATTAATCCGCAAACCGTATTTTGGAATCAATCTGGGCTGGATATCAAAGCTAACCTCAGCGGCGTCGAAATTAATACAGGCTCGTTGCGGTCACTGGTTAACGGCGGTATCGCGTTCGGCACCATGCCTGGCATCAGTAATCAACGAAACGGCGATTGGAAGCTTTATCCCTCAAAGCAAGACGCCGCCCAATACGGTGTTGATATCAGGCTAACGGTTGACCAGGCCAACGGGGTGAAAGTGGGCAGTGCTATCCGCTATCAAGGGGTCGATGTTGGCGAAGTGATCACCTTAAGCCCCAACTTCGACCAAGATAACGTGACCATTCAGGCTCGCCTCTATCCGGAATACAAAACGGCGCTTGCGCGAAGCGGCAGCTATTTTTGGCTGACTCAACCTGTCCTCAGCCTCACTAAAACAGAGAACTTGGACTCGTTATTTGGCACCTATATCTCCGTGGTGCCCGGAGACGGCGACTTCACCCAACAATTCATCCTCCATGACTCGCCCAAATATCCAAAAGGGCTGACACTCATCCTGGAGAGTGACGCTCGCCACTCTATCGCCCCTGGCACACCCGTGTTACATCGCGATATAGAAGTGGGTATCGTCTCTAGCGTTAAATTAGGCGAGCTATCTGACCGAGTCATTTTCGAGCTACAAGTCGCGCCCCAGTATGCGCACCTGGTTCGTAAAAACACGGTATTTTGGAACGAGTCCGGGGTCGATGTATCCATCGGCCTGACAGGGGCGGATCTAAAAAGTGGCACCATTGATAGTTTGCTGAAAGGCGGTATTGCTTTCTCAACTCCAGACGATCAACCTTTGCAGCCGGTGGCCAATAATCATCGCCATTTCTTGTTGCACAGTGAGAGCAAAAAAGTATGGCGAGAATGGCGAACCGCTATTCCAACACCATAAACGCCGTACAAAGTGACCATCGATAGGCGCTTTAACAGCAAATCAGGGACCTTGGCTTACTCGCTAGGCCCCTGATAATACTGTTTATTCCACAAAGTCGTGTCACAAACTGGCAAGCCGTTATTGATAGACTACACTTTAGTAATCACAACCTAAATATTGGCATATGGCTCTTTGAGCCTTTTCCCTGAACCCGGAACAGGACGTTCCGGGTATTTTTTTACGCTTAGAAAGTGACACCGTCACTTGTTCAGGTAAATCCCGTCCGCTTCGATACGAATTTTACGTTGCTTGTAAAGTCCGCCCAACGTCTTTTTAAACGTGGCCTTGCTGGTACGAAAGAGAGAAAAAATAGCGTCCGGCGAGCTCTTATCATTGAGTGGTAGAAAGCCCCCTTTGCTCTCAAGCGTTTTCATCACTTTGTCACTCAGATCATCAACCCGCGCCTTGCCGTGCTTTTGTAGGGCAAGATCGATTTTGCCGTCCTCACGCACGGTTTTTACAAAGGCACTGAGCTTTTTACCGATAAACAGCTTCCCGAACGCTTCAGCGCGATAAATAAGCCCCCAGTACTGATTATTCACCACGCACTTAAAGCCGAGATCAGTGATATCCGTAATGATGACCGACACTTTGTCACCCGCTTTTAAACGCGGCTTTTCGTCGCTGATAAACTTGTTGAATTTGCGGCTAGCGACGATACGGCCCGAGGCTTTATCCGTGTATACGCGAACCACATAAGGCTTACCCTCTTCCATGCGCGTACGTTGCTCGCTAAAGGGCACTAATAAATCTTTGCTTAACCCCCAGTCGACAAACGCCCCGACCGAATTCACGCCAACACAGCGCAACGATGCAAACTCGCCCACTTGCACATACGGCGTTTCAGTGGTGGCAATAATGTCATCTTCGGAGTCAAAATAGATGAACACATTAAGCTCGTCGCCGATATGGGTATCCTCCGGGACGTACCGAGTTGGCAGCAAAATATTGCCGAACTCATCACCATCAAGAAACACGCCGAAGTCTGCCTGCTTCACTACCGTCAATGTGTTGTATTGGCCTAGTTTAATCATTGTCTCAGTGCTGTAAAAAATAATGCCTGTGAGTATACGCAATTTGTCCTTCAGATGTGGAAGAAATGCGTTGTGGGTGAGGAAAAAAACACCAAACCATGCCAGCTAATATCCCTACATTCTATCTCTTGTTAGCCACCGCTAAGCTGTTAGGCTTACACCATAAAACCAAGGGGGAAGATATGGCAGTATTTGATGGTGAACACATTCGGTTTAGCTTTAGCCAGCTAGGCAGTGCTTTTGGCAATGCAGTGAAACCCACTCCCCTCGACAATGGCCGGCTTCTAACATACAACGCCGCACTGGCTGATGAGCTTGGATTAACGACGGCAGACATTCACAGTGAAAGCTTTCGAGCGATTCTGTCTGCGGAGGCGCCGCTTGCGGGCCGCCAACCCTTTGCAATGAAATACACAGGGCACCAATTTGGTCAATATAACCCTGAACTCGGTGATGGCCGTGGGGTGTTATTGGGGGAGTGGCGTGATGATAAAGGCACACTCTGGGATTGGCATTTGAAAGGGGCGGGAAAAACCCCCTATAGCCGCCACGGCGATGGTCGAGCGGTGTTGCGTTCGACACTCCGTGAGTATCTCGCTAGCGCCGCCATGAGGGGGCTCAACATCCCCACCACACAAGCATTAGCCATGGCCACCAGCGATACCCCGGTGATGCGCGAACGTATCGAGACCGCCGCAACGCTGCTTCGCGTTACCGAGAGCCACGTGCGTTTTGGCCACTTTGAGTACTTATTTTACAGCCGACAGCACGATGCGCTGCGCACTCTCGCTGATTATGTCATTGCACGCCACTTCCCTGAGCTTGCCGAGGCCGAGACGCCCTATGCCGCATTGCTACAGGAAATTGTCGAACGCACGGCAGAAATGATTGCCCAGTGGCAGGCAGTCGGCTTTAATCACGGGGTGATGAATACCGACAATATGTCGATTTTAGGCCAGACCTTCGATTATGGCCCCTATGCTTTTTTGGATGATTTCAATCCGAGTAATATTTGTAACCACACTGATTACACCGGGCGATATGCCTTTAATCAGCAACCGGCTATTGCGCTATGGAACCTCTCTGCGCTTGGCTACGCCTTTACGCCGCTGCTTGAAAGTGACGTGATTAACGACATTCTCGGCGGTTACGAGCATCACCTCCAAGTTGCTTATAGTCAGGTAATGCGCAATAAACTCGGGATCTCCGATGCCCAGCAAGGAGACAGTGAGTTGTTCAATGCCCTCTTTTCGTTGCTCGAGTCTCAACGTGTCGATTATACCCTGTTCTTTCATAGACTCAGCCACATCACACAAGATGCGTTATTAAGCGCAAAGACACTCAGCCAGTTTAACGACCTCGTATCAGATGCTGACACATTAACGGCTTGGTTAAGCGAGTACCACCAACGGGTAGCGGCACATGACGACAACACTCGCCTCACTTGCATGCAGGCCACCAACCCTAAATTTGTTTTACGTAATTATTTGGCCCAACAAGCAATCGAGGCGGCAGAACAAGGCGACATGCAGCCAACGCACGATTTAATGCGTGTTCTGGCTGACCCCTTTCGATCACACAGCGGCCTCGACCATCTTTCCCAACGCCCCAATGATGATGAGAAAGATTTGACGCTAAGCTGCTCATCCTAAAACATTGTGCGCCTCCGCCATTTATTTGGCCGAGGCGCACGCTGCCCAGCCAAGAGGGCATTCTAATAAGAAAAATCCAACAGATGTCACATTGATGCTTTCATGGGCGGCGTTTTTTGCTATCTTACTGGCTTCGCAACAGAATAAGATGTGAGGAAGGCTGTCCTCTATGCCCCTGAAAACCGATGAGCTTCGAACACGCGTGGTCGATACCATGCCCACGCCCGCAGAGGTGGAAGCTGCCCACCCCATCAGCGACAGTGTTGCTCACCATATCACCGCCGCTCGACAGGCGATCAGTCGCATTCTAAATGGCGACGATCAGCGGCTTCTCGTGATTGTTGGGCCCTGCTCCGTCCATGATCCCGATGCGGCCCGTGATTATGCGGAAAAACTTAAAACCCTAGCGGACAAATACACCGATCAATTATTGGTGGTGATGCGCACCTATTTTGAGAAACCACGTACTGTGGTTGGTTGGAAAGGTCTCATCAATGACCCGCACCTTGACGGTAGCGGAGACATACGTGCAGGGCTATTCACCGCACGAGAGCTACTGTTAGATATCAACAAAATGGGTCTCCCGACCGCCACTGAATTCCTAGACATGATCACGGGTCAGTACATTGCCGACTTGATCAGCTGGGGCGCGATTGGTGCCCGTACCACGGAGTCACAAATCCATCGCGAGATGGCCTCTGCGCTATCGAGCCCGGTAGGATTTAAAAATGGCACTGACGGTAACATCCGTATTGCGGTCGATGCCATTCGCGCAAGCAGAGAGTCACACCTTTTCTGCTCGCCCGATAAAAATGGCAGCATGACCATTTATCGCACCGCAGGCAACCCAGATGGGCATGTCATTTTGCGAGGCGGTCATCAACCGAACTATGGCGCCGACGATGTGAAAGCCGCTGCGCAAACGCTGAGCGATTTCAAATTGCCTCGCAAGCTTGTGATAGACTTCAGCCACGGTAACTGCCAAAAACAGCATCGCCGCCAACTGGATGTGTGTGCCGATGTGGCTGAACAGATCCGTCATGGCGAACAAGCGATTGCTGGCATCATGGCTGAGAGCTTCTTACAAGAAGGTAATCAAGCCATGGGTAACGTCCAATCACGTGTTTATGGCCAGTCGATCACTGACCCCTGTCTGGGTTGGGCCGATACCGAGCGCTTGCTTGCACAACTGGCTGATGCCGTCGCGGCGCGCAACAACTCATAATGACTGACGATTTATCGGCGTGACTGACTCATGCCCCAATTAGGAAAAGACTATGCCTTCATTTGATATTGTCTCTGAAATTGACAACGTTGAGCTAAAAAACGCAGTGGATAATGCCAACCGAGAGCTTGCAACTCGCTTCGACTTTCGGGGTGTCGAGGCCAGCTTCGAACTTGATAAAGAAACCGTGAAAGTAACGGCTGAAGCAGATTTTCAGGTTAACCAAATGATGGACATGTTACGCAGTAACCTCGCCAAGCGTGGCGTTGACGCACGCGCAATGGAAACCCAAGACATGGTCCACTCTGGCAAAACCTTTTATCAACAAGTGAAGTTTAAAAACGGTATTGAAACGCCTGTCGCCAAGAAGATCACCAAAGCGATTAAAGATGCCAAGATGAAAGTGCAAACCCAGATTCAAGGCGAGCAAGTCCGTGTCACCGGCAAAAAGCGTGATGATCTACAGGCCGTGATTCAATTAATCAAGGAAAGTGACTTTGAGCAGCCTTTCCAATTTGAAAACTTTCGCGACTAACCCAAAGCCCTTTTATCGATACAATAAAAAACGGGCCTATTAGACTTAGGCCCGTTTTATCCGGCGGTACGTGTGTCGCTAAGCGCTTTTTCGTGACAACACTCGCACTGCGTTACTTGTACTTGCTTTTGATGGCCTCAAGCGTGCCATCTGCGGTCGCTTGGTCAATGCCCGCTTGTAGCTTTTCAATATAGCTGTCTGGCGTGTTGTTACTAAAGCTATAGTAGAGCTGAGACTCATCCAAGACATGAACCACTTCAAACTGGCTGGTATCAATATTGTTTTGGCTCATAATAAAGGCACTGACGTTTTCCTCGTAAGCCCACATATCGACACGGCCCGCCGCCAATTGTTTAGCGAGTAAATCCGCTTTTGGCGACAAGCGCAGCGCGTCTTCATCGACCCCCATTGAGCGTAACAAGTGCTCGCCGACGTCATCGCGTACAACGCCTACTTTATAATTGGCAAAGTCACTCGCATTGTCGATAGTGATCCCTTTACTTTTAGGCGCCCAGACCACAATTTTAGTGTCTGTAATCGGCCCAACCCATTTAAATTTATCTTCCCGTTCATCCGTCCGCGTGGTTGAAAACAGTACCGTATTGGGCTCAGACAGTGCTGTGGCATAACCACGGGCCCATGGCTGAATTTTCACTTGATCTCGGCTCACCGGATCGCCCGCTGCTTCTGTCGCAGCTTCGAGAAAATCAACCGCAATCCCCTTTAATTCACCGCGCTCTTCATAGTTGAACGGCGGATACACCTCAGTGATGTAATCCAGTTCGCCTAAGTTTGCAGCGACTGTGGTGGTTGAAAAAACCAGCAAGCTGGCGGCAATGAGTGACTTCATTGGACTACCTCTTTTAACCTTCCATTAAACATGCCTAGCCAACATTATTATTATTCGCTCGTACCAAATAGGGTAAGTGGCACCGAACAAGGCATGACCTTATCGCGATTCACTTACTACTTTTAGTGTAGTCAGCTTCCATATCCCGTGCGCAGTTTTGCTAGAGGTTGTGATCTAACTTCCGTTTTTTCTATACACAAGCGTTTGAATAAAAAGACAAAAAAGAGCCCTTCAGCGCTGATTACGAATTTAAACGCGCCCTCATATGCCTCTGCCAAACCCGCACAATCAAGTAAAAAAGTTGAATTAGGTCACCATTCATGCCTAAACTTTGTCCCCAATTACAGCGTAGTTATGGGTTATCGCAGACCAACGCCTTTACAGCGTTTCGCAAGGGATCATTTTTGCCACGAAGGCACCAGATAACGCCCAATACTCATCATCGACCTAATTAAAAGACAATATCGAGTCTGATCATTCATGAATAACCAAAAACGTCCTCTCTATATTCCCTATGCGGGACCGGCCTTGCTAGAAACACCATTGTTGAATAAAGGCAGCGCATTCAGCGTCGAAGAGCGTAAGTTTTTCAACCTCGAAGGCTTGCTGCCTGACGCCATCGAAACAATCGAAGAACAGACGGAGCGCGCTTATCAGCAATATCAACGTTTCGAGAACGATATCGACAAGCATATTTATCTACGCAACATCCAAGATACCAACGAAACGCTTTTTTACCGGTTGGTTTCCAATCACATCACCGAGATGATGCCTATCATCTATACCCCGACGGTAGGAGCAGCCTGTGAGAACTTCTCCAATATCTATCGTCGAGGCCGCGGGCTTTTTATTTCCTACCCTAACCGTGATCGCATTGATGATGTGCTCAACAACGCATCACGTCACAACGTCAAAGTGATTGTGGTCACCGATGGGGAGCGTATCCTTGGCTTGGGCGATCAAGGCATTGGCGGCATGGGCATCCCGATTGGTAAGTTATCGCTTTACACGGCTTGTGGCGGGATTAGTCCAGCCTACACACTCCCGATCGTGCTGGATGTCGGTACCAACAACCCACAACGTCTTTCCGATCCCATGTACATGGGCTGGCGTCACACCCGTATAAGTGGACAAGAGTACGATGCCTTTATTGAAGAGTTTATCCAAGCGGTGCAGCGTCGCTGGCCAGATGCCTTGATTCAATTTGAGGACTTTGCGCAAAAAAATGCTATGCCGATCCTGGAGCGCTATAAGGATCGCGTCTGCTGCTTTAATGACGATATTCAAGGCACCGCCGCGGTAACGGTTGGTTCCTTGATTGCGGCGTGTAAGGCGGCAGGTACCAAGCTCTCCGAACAACGCATCACATTTTTGGGCGCGGGATCAGCGGGCTGTGGTATTGCCGAAGCGATCATCGCGCAAATGGTCTCTGAAGGGATTTCCGACCAAGAAGCCCGCGCACGTGTCTACATGGTCGATCGCTGGGGATTGTTAATCGATGCCATGCCTAACTTACTCGACTTTCAGCAACGACTGGTGCAAAAGAACGAGGCGCTCAGCCACTGGCAGTTAGAAGACAGTAACATTTCATTGCTCGATGTCGTGCGTAATGCGAAACCGACCGTGTTGGTCGGTGTCTCTGGCGCACCTGGATTATTTACCGAAGACGTGGTGAAAGAAATGTATGCCAATTGCCCACGTCCTATCGTTTTCCCTCTCTCTAACCCGACCAGCCGTGTAGAGGCGACGCCCTTTGATATTCTGCGCTGGACAGAGGGTCAAGCACTGGTTGCTACGGGGAGTCCGTTCGAGCCTGTCCGTTTAGACAATGGCAAGACCTTTCCTATTGCGCAATGTAATAACAGCTACATTTTCCCAGGCATCGGGCTGGGCGTGTTAGCCGTCGCCGCCTCCCGGGTGACAGATGGCATGCTGATGGCCTCGTCACGTGCTTTAGCTGAGTGCTCGCCGTTAGCCAAGCGTGGCACAGGCGCCCTACTACCGTCGTTAGAAGATATCACTCAGGTATCAAAACGCATCGCGTTTGCGGTAGCAAAAGAAGCGATCACTGAGGGGGTGGCATCAGAACTGTCTGACGAGGCGCTTAAAAAGCGTATTGAAGAGAGCTTTTGGTCACCGCAATATCGTGCTTATAAACGGACCTCTTTTTAACGCGAACCTAACAGAAAAAAGCGTCTACCGAGGCGCTTTTTTTGCTATTATTCCACCTACTTGCCCGCACACGTGACCCCGAGTGCGGCTTAATGCTCGCAAAGGTAATAAAACGCACCATGGCTCTCCAGCGCCTTTTTCGTCAGGCGATTTTCACATTGATTGGGTTTACTGTGGTCACCGCTATCGTGATGGCTGCCAGTGATATCGCGATCACAGTTAACGCCAAAGGCCGGGTTTATCAACACGCTGAGACGCTACCCGCTCGGCAAGTCGGCTTGGTTCTGGGAACCAGCAAGTACATTGGTAAAACCCCCAATCCCTATTACACCTATCGGATTGAAGCGGCGGAGTCGTTATACCATGCAGGTAAGATTCAGCACCTTTTGCTCAGCGGCGACAACGCGCACCGCTCGTATAATGAGCCCTGGACGATGAAGCGAGATTTACGTCAAGCAGGGATCCCGGAAGAGACAATTCACCTAGACTATGCTGGCTTTCGAACGCTGGACTCTGTTGTCCGTGCGAAAACCGTTTTCAGTTTGGCGCGCTACACCGTGATCAGCCAACAGTTTCATTGCGAGCGTGCGTTGTTTCTCGCCGATGTAAACAATATTGATGCTATTTGTTACGCCGTACCGAGTCCGCAAGGCTGGGCAGGGGTCAAAATTCGCGCTAGGGAAGTATTAGCGAGAACCAAAGCGGTACTTGATAGCTT includes:
- a CDS encoding CvfB family protein — its product is MIKLGQYNTLTVVKQADFGVFLDGDEFGNILLPTRYVPEDTHIGDELNVFIYFDSEDDIIATTETPYVQVGEFASLRCVGVNSVGAFVDWGLSKDLLVPFSEQRTRMEEGKPYVVRVYTDKASGRIVASRKFNKFISDEKPRLKAGDKVSVIITDITDLGFKCVVNNQYWGLIYRAEAFGKLFIGKKLSAFVKTVREDGKIDLALQKHGKARVDDLSDKVMKTLESKGGFLPLNDKSSPDAIFSLFRTSKATFKKTLGGLYKQRKIRIEADGIYLNK
- a CDS encoding protein adenylyltransferase SelO, which codes for MAVFDGEHIRFSFSQLGSAFGNAVKPTPLDNGRLLTYNAALADELGLTTADIHSESFRAILSAEAPLAGRQPFAMKYTGHQFGQYNPELGDGRGVLLGEWRDDKGTLWDWHLKGAGKTPYSRHGDGRAVLRSTLREYLASAAMRGLNIPTTQALAMATSDTPVMRERIETAATLLRVTESHVRFGHFEYLFYSRQHDALRTLADYVIARHFPELAEAETPYAALLQEIVERTAEMIAQWQAVGFNHGVMNTDNMSILGQTFDYGPYAFLDDFNPSNICNHTDYTGRYAFNQQPAIALWNLSALGYAFTPLLESDVINDILGGYEHHLQVAYSQVMRNKLGISDAQQGDSELFNALFSLLESQRVDYTLFFHRLSHITQDALLSAKTLSQFNDLVSDADTLTAWLSEYHQRVAAHDDNTRLTCMQATNPKFVLRNYLAQQAIEAAEQGDMQPTHDLMRVLADPFRSHSGLDHLSQRPNDDEKDLTLSCSS
- a CDS encoding 3-deoxy-7-phosphoheptulonate synthase is translated as MPLKTDELRTRVVDTMPTPAEVEAAHPISDSVAHHITAARQAISRILNGDDQRLLVIVGPCSVHDPDAARDYAEKLKTLADKYTDQLLVVMRTYFEKPRTVVGWKGLINDPHLDGSGDIRAGLFTARELLLDINKMGLPTATEFLDMITGQYIADLISWGAIGARTTESQIHREMASALSSPVGFKNGTDGNIRIAVDAIRASRESHLFCSPDKNGSMTIYRTAGNPDGHVILRGGHQPNYGADDVKAAAQTLSDFKLPRKLVIDFSHGNCQKQHRRQLDVCADVAEQIRHGEQAIAGIMAESFLQEGNQAMGNVQSRVYGQSITDPCLGWADTERLLAQLADAVAARNNS
- a CDS encoding YajQ family cyclic di-GMP-binding protein, which translates into the protein MPSFDIVSEIDNVELKNAVDNANRELATRFDFRGVEASFELDKETVKVTAEADFQVNQMMDMLRSNLAKRGVDARAMETQDMVHSGKTFYQQVKFKNGIETPVAKKITKAIKDAKMKVQTQIQGEQVRVTGKKRDDLQAVIQLIKESDFEQPFQFENFRD
- a CDS encoding substrate-binding periplasmic protein; protein product: MKSLIAASLLVFSTTTVAANLGELDYITEVYPPFNYEERGELKGIAVDFLEAATEAAGDPVSRDQVKIQPWARGYATALSEPNTVLFSTTRTDEREDKFKWVGPITDTKIVVWAPKSKGITIDNASDFANYKVGVVRDDVGEHLLRSMGVDEDALRLSPKADLLAKQLAAGRVDMWAYEENVSAFIMSQNNIDTSQFEVVHVLDESQLYYSFSNNTPDSYIEKLQAGIDQATADGTLEAIKSKYK
- a CDS encoding NAD-dependent malic enzyme gives rise to the protein MNNQKRPLYIPYAGPALLETPLLNKGSAFSVEERKFFNLEGLLPDAIETIEEQTERAYQQYQRFENDIDKHIYLRNIQDTNETLFYRLVSNHITEMMPIIYTPTVGAACENFSNIYRRGRGLFISYPNRDRIDDVLNNASRHNVKVIVVTDGERILGLGDQGIGGMGIPIGKLSLYTACGGISPAYTLPIVLDVGTNNPQRLSDPMYMGWRHTRISGQEYDAFIEEFIQAVQRRWPDALIQFEDFAQKNAMPILERYKDRVCCFNDDIQGTAAVTVGSLIAACKAAGTKLSEQRITFLGAGSAGCGIAEAIIAQMVSEGISDQEARARVYMVDRWGLLIDAMPNLLDFQQRLVQKNEALSHWQLEDSNISLLDVVRNAKPTVLVGVSGAPGLFTEDVVKEMYANCPRPIVFPLSNPTSRVEATPFDILRWTEGQALVATGSPFEPVRLDNGKTFPIAQCNNSYIFPGIGLGVLAVAASRVTDGMLMASSRALAECSPLAKRGTGALLPSLEDITQVSKRIAFAVAKEAITEGVASELSDEALKKRIEESFWSPQYRAYKRTSF
- a CDS encoding SanA/YdcF family protein; the protein is MALQRLFRQAIFTLIGFTVVTAIVMAASDIAITVNAKGRVYQHAETLPARQVGLVLGTSKYIGKTPNPYYTYRIEAAESLYHAGKIQHLLLSGDNAHRSYNEPWTMKRDLRQAGIPEETIHLDYAGFRTLDSVVRAKTVFSLARYTVISQQFHCERALFLADVNNIDAICYAVPSPQGWAGVKIRAREVLARTKAVLDSFILNVKPKFTGPKEPISGVSTSKD